CCGTTGGTGATGCCGGAAGTGATCACCGGTCTGTCGCTGTTGCTGCTGTTCGTGGCCATGGCGCAGCTGATCGGCTGGCCACAGGAACGCGGCATCGTCACCATCTGGATCGCCCACACGACATTCTGTGCGGCGTATGTGGCGGTGGTGGTGTCGGCGCGCTTGCGCGAGCTGGACCTGTCCATCGAAGAAGCCGCCATGGACCTCGGGGCGAAGCCGTTCAAGGTGTTTTTCCTGATCACCATCCCCATGATCGCGCCGTCACTGGCGGCCGGCGGCATGATGTCGTTTGCCCTGTCGCTCGACGATTTGGTGTTGGCGAGCTTCGTGTCGGGGCCGGGGTCGACGACCCTGCCAATGGAAGTGTTCTCGGCGGTGCGCCTGGGTGTGAAGCCTGAGATCAACGCCGTGGCCAGCCTGATTCTGCTCGCCGTTTCGATCGTGACGTTCATGGTCTGGTACTTCAGCCGCCGCGCCGAAGCCAGCCGTAAACGGGCGATCCAGGAAGCGATGGACCAGACCGCCAACGAATCGTGGCAGCAACCGAAAAAGCAAATGGTAGAAGCGACGGTTTAGTGCCGTTGCTGAAGCGGTCAGTGAACACCAAACCTGTGGCGAGCGAGCTTGCTCGCGCTGGGTTGCAAAGCGACCCCGAAAAATCCGGCAACCCTGCCAATTTTGTGAGTGCTACGCACTCAAGCGGGAGCAAGCTCCCTCGCCACAGGAGTTTTGTTTACTCCACAGGTTTTGTGTTGACTCCACGGGTTTTGGGTTTGCTGCAAAGGTTTTATGTTCACTGCATTTTTGCTGTGTGATTTTGAATAAAAAGAGAATTGGAGTTGTACCGATGAAAATGTTTGGCAGGACTCTGCTGACACTGTCCTTAATGGGCGCAATGGCCACTGGCGCCCAGGCCAATGACAAGGTTCTGCGCGTCTACAACTGGTCCGATTACATCGCCCCGGACACCGTCAAGAAATTCGAAGACGAGACCGGCATCCGCGTGACCTATGATGTATTCGACAGCAATGAAACCCTTGAGGCACGCCTGCTCGCGGGCAAATCCGGCTACGACATCGTCGTGCCGTCCAACAGCTTCCTGGCCAAGCAGGTCAAGGCCGGCGTCTATCAGGAACTGGACAAGTCGAAGCTGCCGAACTGGAAAAACCTCAACCCGGTCCTGCTGAAAAACGCTTCTGCCAGCGACCCGGATAACGCTCACGCCTTCCCGTACATGTGGGGCTCGATCGGCATTGGTTTCAACCCGCAGAAGGTCAAGGAAGTGCTCGGCGCCAACGCCCCGACCAACTCCTGGGACTTGCTGTTCAAACCGGAAAACGCGGAAAAACTGAAAGCCTGCGGCATCAGTTTCCTCGATTCGCCGACCGAGATGCTGCCCGCGGCTTTGCACTATCTGGGTTACCCGGTGAACTCGCAGGACAAGGCGCAGATCGCCGAAGCGGAAGCGCTGTTCATGAAGATCCGGCCGTCGGTGGCGTACTTCCATTCGTCGAAGTACATCTCCGACCTGGCCAACGGCAACATTTGCGTGGCGGTCGGTTACTCCGGCGACGTGTTGCAAGCCAAGGCCCGCGCGCAGGAAGCGGGCGACAAGGTGAAGATCGACTACAGCATTCCGAAAGAAGGCGCCGGCAGTTTCTACGACATGGTCGCGATCCCGCGGGATGCGGCGAACGTCGAGAACGCCTACCTGTTCATGAACTTCCTGATGCGCCCGGACATCATCGCCGAGATCACCAACAACATCGGCTACAGCAACGCCAACGCAGCGGCGACGCCGTTGGTGGATGAAGCGATTCGCAATGATCCGGGCTCGTATCCACCGCTGGCCGTGATGGCGACGTTGTATGCGATTCCTGACATGCCGATCGGGGTTCAGCGGGTGATGACCCGGGGCTGGACGCGGGTGAAGCTCGGGAAGTAAAAAATATTTGTGATCACCCCGGAGCAAGCCCGCTCCCACAGTTTGATCCGGGATGATCACTCGTTTTCCGTTCACGCAGCGCCTTACCACCGCTGCACTCCTCTCTGACGAACGGCCTCACCTGGCTTCCTCGGTTCAGGTGAATTTGGCGCCCTCCTCGGGCGCCTTTTTTATGCCGGAACCAACGGCCATTCGGCCAGCGCCCGATAGCGGCCCTTGTGGGATTCAAACAAGACGAACCGGTCCGCCCGCAGAAAAAACTCCGGCGGCGTAGCCGATTCAGGCACCGGCGCCCGATAGTCGCGCATCAACGTCAGGTGTGGCCGGAACTCCTTCGGCGTCTCCTCAAAACCGAACGGCAACATCGCCTGCTCCAGCGCATACACCAGCCGCAACAACTCCGGCGGCGCTTGCTCCGGCGCGAGAACCAGCACCCCTGCCCTGCGCCAGACATCCATCCGAACCAGCGCCACTCGCAACGCCACACCGGGAACACGCACCTTCGCCGCCGCCACGCAGATCTCGGCAATCTGCGCTACGCCAACCGTGCCCAGAAACAGCAACGTCAGGTGAAAGTTTTCCGCCGGCACCGGGCGCCCATGACGCAATTGCAGCGCACTGCGCCACTGGGCGATGGCCTTGCGTTGCTCGGGCGGGCAGCTCAACGCGAAAAACAGCCGTTTGACCGGCTCCGGGGTTTCGTCGCTCACACCTGGCACCTCCTGACATGCACGTTATAGTTGAACCAACCGAATCTACGGGACGGGGCCATGCGAGAAATCATCAGCAAAGAGCCATGGTGGGCCATGCCACCGCAACCGGGTCAGGATGAGTCAGAACTGGAATGGGGCTGGCTGGTTCACTATAGCGAAGGTGAACCGCGTTTCGAATTCGTCAGGGAGCGACCGACGGACAGCGAGATCCAAAATCGAAAAAGTTGCAGGATCACCCCCGCGTCGGAGTGATCCCGTGATTGATGCTCAAGCCTTCACGATCATTTCAAAACCACCGAACACCAGGCGCTGCCCATCGAACGGCATCGGATTGACGTCCGGCTGCATGCGCGGATCGTTCATGAGTTTTTCCATCCCGGCGTCTCGGGTTGCCTTGTCCGGCCAGATGATCCAGGAAAACACGACGGTTTCGTCTTCCTTGAGTTTCACCGCCAGCGGAAACGACGTCACCTTGCCGTCGGGCACATCGTCACCCCAGCATTCGGCGAGGCTCAGCGCGCCGCTTTCCTTGAAAATGGCTGCAGCGGTTTCGGCGTGTTTCTTGAATTTTTCGCGGTTGGCGGTGGGTACGGCGGCGAGGAAGCCATCAACGTAGGACATGGTCGTTCTCCTTGGGTTATGGGTCGTTCTGCGGGTTAGTCGGTTGGGGCGGACTCCAATCGACCGTGTCGCCGTCCGAACCGACCGACGGTACTTCGGCACTCCCCGCCAGATTGCCCTCGATCTGACTGGCCATGTACAACGTCCCCGCCATCACACCGGTGGTCGGGTTCTGCACCATTTTTATCCAGGCTTTGTCGAACGTATTGCCCAGACTGCTGCGAATCAGCGCCTCGCTGTCCGGCCGGTCGCTGGCCTGAATCAACGCGCGAATCCCCGCCACGCCCAGAGTAATCAAGCCTCCTGCGAGCTTGCCCGCCGCTGCGGACACCGCGCTGGCGGCACCGCGCGGGGCCATTTCGGCTTCCATCCGCTGGCTCGCGCGTTTGGCCACGGGTGCCATGGCGGTGTCGGTCGAATCAACGCCCTTGCTACCGCCGGCCTTGTGGATCTTGTCGATCAGCGCCGCGTAAGCCGGCAACGTGTTCAGCGGCTGGGTGTGCACGACCTGGTACAGCGTCGCATCCCGTGCGGGCGGCGGACCCAGGGCGATGGCCGGGATTTTCTGGATACGGCCATTGAGCTGGGCCATGGGGACGCCGTGGCGCTGGGAGATTTTTTGCAGTTCTTCCTGAAGAATATCCACGTAGAACACCGTGGCCAGGCCGAGGATCTGGTCGGGATCAATCTCGACCGCGACCGGGGCCAGCACACGTTTCTGGTATTGCTCCAGCAGATAGGCTGCCAGGCGCTTGGACGAAGCATCCTGCTCGCCCTTTGCGCTGAGGGAGTACCAGCTGACCTTCATCGACAGCCATTCCTGGGTCCAGTAGCTGCTGAACCAGGGAATGAAATTTTCTTCGGTGAGTTGATAGACCCGGGTGCGCCAGTAATCCATGGCGCCACGGGAGTAGATTCTTGCCTGTTCGGTGGCGGACCGGGACGCGGCGATGATGTCCCGATCCACCAGCTGCCAGGTGCTCTGGGAAATGATCACCGGCGGCGCTGGCGCCGGGGCGCGCGCAGGCATGGCGCATCCCGCCAACACCAGCAGCACGGCGACGATCAGCGAACGCAGGTTCAAGATCGCATGTCCTACAGTCTTCCCGTGAACAGGTTATTCGGGGGTTAAGGCACCCTGATTTGAGTATAGGCGTCGGTGAGGGCCTGCTCTGGGGTTGATGGTGTTGCTGAGTGCCTCATCGCTGGCAAGTCCGCCATGAGGCACTCAAGAACACCACAAAAACCGACCATCACTTCCGTCGATATTCACCATCGCCGCGAATGCCTTCCGCTCGTGAACCGTCAGCGTAGGATCGACCTCAACCCGACACAAAACCCCGAACCGGAGGGGCAAAATCATGTTGATCCATCTGCTGACCTGCCTGGCCCTGACAGCCTTCACGCTGACCGTTTTTTCGTGGTACGTCCTGACCGAGGAGCGCACATCATGATCCACACCGTCACCCTCGCCGTGAGCTTTCCGGTGTTCGGCAACAACTACTACTCGCAGCAGGTCGTTTCGCGTAAGGAGCTGTCGCTGGTGTTCGACAAGAATTTCGAAGCGCTGCTGATGCCGGCCGCCGCCAACCACTTCAGCAACGAAGTAGTCGGGCTCAACGATCAGTTCCGCTTTTTGAATGATGTGCTGGCCGAGCACCTGCTGGATGCCGAACTGGCCCAACATTCCTCCCGTTCGTTCACTTTTTGAGTGCGGCCCATCAGTGCCATCCGTGCATCGGCCGGCACGTCGGCCTGAGGGAAGTTCAGGCTCCATAGGGAACACATGGCTTCCTCATCAGCGCCACTTGAGTCCATTTTCCATTTGAAGAACGCGCTATTGCGCACAAACCTCACGAACACACCCGCGTAACCATCGGTGCACCGAATCGGCATCCAGCCGGGGGTGCCAAAGCATGGCGACGGTGAATTCCGCCAAGGAAAACGGCAGCGCAAAGCTGTGCATGCCCGCCCGCAGGTTTTCGGTGTGCCGCTCAGGAACGGTAGCGATCAAGTCAGTGGCGCGGGCGAGCGCCAACGCGGTGGAGAAACCGGCAACGATGGTCACGATCTGCCGCTCCAGTTGCAACGTCGCCAGCGCTTCATCGACCGGCCCCTTGTCGAGCCCACGCCGCGAAACACTGATGTGGCCGCCCGCCGCGTAGCGTTCCGGGGTGATCTCGCCCTGGCTTAGCGGGTGCCCCGTACGCACCACGGCGATAAAACGGTCGCGAAACAAACCCTGCGTACGCAGCTCGGGCCCGGCGGCCCTCCCCACCACACCGGTTTCCAGATCAACGCTCCCGTCACGCAGCGACGTGCTGTCCTTGTCAGGTTTGTGCATGAAGCGCAGACGCACGCCAGGCGCTTGTTCGGCGAGGCGTTCAATGAGCGGCGCGCCGAAGTTCTCCACAAACCCCTCGCTGGTGCGCAACGTGAAAGTGCGCACCAGTTGTTTCAAGTCAGGCTGCTGCGCCGGACGCAACACCGCCTCGGCGTCCTGCACCAGCTGGCTGACCCGCTCGCGCAGTTCCAGCGCCCGCGGCGTGGCGACGAGCCCTCGCCCGGCCCTGACCAGCAACGGATCGCCCGTGGTTTCACGCAAGCGCGCCAACGCCCGACTCATCGCCGAAGGGCTCAACCGCAAGCGTTTCGCCGCACGCGCCACGCTGCCCTCGGCGAGCAGCACATCAAGGGTGATCAGCAGATTGAAATCAGGATTGGACATGGCTCGCCCCGCGACAAAGTGAGATGGCGTTGAACGCACGAATACAGTGCAAATCATGCGCCTTCCGCCATGTTAGGTGCTGGCGTAGATTTCTGACAGCTCCGCTTTGGGAGTGCCAGATCAAGAGAGACAGAATGAAGCCGACTATTGCCCTCGTAGACAACGCACCACAGACACCCTCCGTGCGCTGGGCGCTGATCAGCCTGTCGCTGTCGATGCTGCTGTCGTCGCTCGGCACCAGCATCGCCAATGTGGGGTTGCCGACGCTGGCGCAGGTGTTCAACGCGACGTTCCAGGAAGTGCAGTGGATCGTCATTGCTTATCTGCTGGCGATCACCACGCTGATCGTCAGCGTGGGTCGGCTCGGTGACCTGATCGGGCGTCGACGCTTGCTGCTCGGCGGCATCGGCGTGTTCACCCTGGCCTCGGCACTGTGCGCTTGTGCTCCGACACTGGGCATGTTGATTGGCGCCAGGGCCCTGCAAGGGCTCAGCGCGGCGATCATGATGGCGCTGACCATGGCCTTCGTCGGCGAAACGGTAGCGAAGGACAAAACCGGCAGTGCCATGGGTTTGCTCGGAACGATGTCGGCGATTGGCACCGCGATGGGACCGTCGCTCGGCGGTCTGCTGATTGCCGGTTTCGGCTGGCGGGCGCTCTTCCTTGTCACCGTGCCCTTGGGCCTGATGACGTTGCTGCTCGCACATCTTTATCTACCCGGCGACCGCCAGAGGCCAGCCACCGGGCGTGCCCGTTTCGACATGTGGGGCACCCTGGTGTTGGCGCTGACGTTGGCGGCGTATGCGCTGGCCATGACCCTCGGCCGCGGCCATTTCGGGCTGTTCAATATGGGTTTGCTGTTGGCCGCGGGGGTCGGCGTGGGGCTCTTCGCGTTCGTCGAGACACGAGTCGCTTCGCCGTTGATTCGACTGGCGATGTTTCGCAACCCGGTGCTGAGCGGCAGCCTGGCGATGAGCACGCTGGTGGCGACGGTGATGATGGCGACGCTCGTGGTCGGGCCGTTTTACCTCGCCCATGGACTTGGACTGGAAGCGGTTGTGGTGGGACTGGTGCTGGCGGTCGGGCCGTGTGTCGCGGCGTTGACGGGGGTGCCCGCTGGCCGGATCGCCGACCGTTTCGGCGCACAACGGATGACGGTCGCCGGGCTGATCGCGATGGCCGTCGGTTGCCTTGCACTGTCGGTGTTGCCACGGACAGTCGGCATCGGCGGCTACGTTGTGCCGATGGTGGTCATCACACTCGGCTATGCGGTCTTCCAGACGGCCAACAACACCACGGTCATGACCGATGTTGCGCCAGACCAGCGCGGTGTTGTCTCGGGCATGCTCAACCTGTCGCGCAATCTCGGACTCATCACCGGAGCCTCCGCGCTGGGCGCCGTGTTCGCCCTTGCCTCGCAGGCAGCCGACATCGCCACCGCGCAACCCGAAGCCGTAGCCCACGGAATGCGGGTCACCTTCGCGGTAGCGCTGGGGCTGATCGTGGTTGCGCTTTGTGTAGCGCCGACTCGACCACCAGCAATCGACCGCCCTCCTCAACCCACCACAAAACCTCTGTAGGAGCTGCCGCAGGCTGCTCCTACAGGGGGATGTGTTGGCTCTTGCGGATTCAGCGGGTCTTACTGTTTGATCACAACCAGCGGTTCGCCTTTCTTCACGATGTACGTCGCCAGTTCGGAGCCGGTTTTTGTCCCGACGTTCTTCGCAATATGCGCGACGCCAGCCGGGATGTACAGCGAGTCACCGGCCTTCAGCGTGACCGGAGGCTGCCCTTCCAGTTGATATTCGAACGTGCCGTCGATGACATAAGCCACTTCCACGCCTGGATGGGAGTGGTTGGGTGACGAGACGCCCGGATCAATATCAACCCGAACCTGGATCACTTCGCGACCGTCGACGTCGAGATCCTTTTTCAGAAGATCGGTGCGATGAATCCCTGTCTGCCAGCTTTTTGCAGGGGCTTTCACTTCTTCGGCCTGAGACACACCGGAGAACGCAGCGAGTGCGGCGGTGGTGACAACAGCGACACCGAGCATTTTGACAGCGTGACGAGCATTGATGCGGAACATGGCGTTTCTCCGGTTATACCGTTGTGGTGCCCTCATTAGGCCGCCGCCGTGTATCCCGTACGTGTCGTGGACGCCATGGATTTGTAAGCGAAGATAGCTGTGGGCGCGGCGGATACTTAGGGATACAAACGGCCAACTCATCTGGAGGTGTTGAGCACCACTGCCGCACGAATCAGCGCCTTGAGCGCCTGCTCATCAATCACATCGCCTTCATGCAGATCAATCGCCCGTCGGGTGTTGCCCTCAAGGCTGGCGTTGAAGAGGCCCGAGGGATCGTCCAGCGAGGCGCCCTTGGCGAAGGTCATCTTCACGGCGGTCTTGTACGTCTCTCCCGTGCAGATGATCCCGGCATGCGACCACACCGGCACGCCTCGCCATTTCCATTCCTCGACCACGTCGGGGTCTGCCTGCTTGATGATCGCCCGGATGCGCGCGAGCGTCTCGCCCCGCCAGTCATCCAATTCCTTGATTCGGGTGTCGATCAGCGCAGAGGCCGATTCGCCGCCGCTGCTTTCCTTCTTCATGGTGCTCGCTCCTGTGCAACAAAGGTCGAATCAGTATTGCCGACTTGCGCAATCTCTCCAGGCGCAACGTGACCGGCTGGCCGCACAAGGTTGCGAGTGAGGCAATCGCGGCCTATGGTCCAAGCGATGCATTGTTGGCAACGGAGGCGCGAGGACGTGCTGCCGGTTGCCGTCCTTCAGTGCGAATACCCGCGAAGAGGTGACAACATGCTGAACGATTCCCGCCCTGCCGTGCTTGAACTGATTGGCAACACGCCGCTGGTGCGCGTCAGCCGTTTTGATACCGGCCCGTGCACGCTGTTTCTCAAGCTCGAATCGCAGAACCCCGGCGGCTCGATCAAGGACCGCATCGGCCTGGCGATGATTGACACCGCCGAGCGCGATGGTCGGCTCAAGCCCGGTGGCACGATCGTCGAAGCCACCGCCGGCAACACCGGGCTCGGCCTGGCGCTGGTCGGCCGCGCCAAGGGTTATCGAGTGGTGTTGGTGGTGCCGGACAAGATGTCCACCGAGAAAGTCCTCCACCTCAAGGCCATGGGCGCCGAGGTGCACATCACCCGCTCCGACGTCGGCAAGGGCCATCCCGATTATTACCAGGACGTCGCGGCGCGGCTGGCGCTGGACATTCCCGACGCATTCTTCGCCGACCAGTTCAACAACCCCGCCAACCCGCTCGCCCATGAGTGCAGCACCGCGCCGGAGATCTGGGCGCAGACCCAGCATGACGTGGATGCCATCGTCGTCGGTGTCGGTTCGGCCGGCACGCTGACCGGGTTGACCCGATTCTTCAAGCGCGTGCAGCCGGATCTGGAAATGGTGCTGGCCGATCCGGTCGGTTCGGTAATGGCCGAATACAGCCGCAGTGGCACCATGACCACACCCGGTTCGTGGGCCGTGGAAGGTATCGGTGAAGACTTCATTCCGTCGATTGCCGACCTGTCCAGCGTGCGCCACGCCTATTCGATCAGCGACGAGGAAAGCTTCGACCACGCCCGCCAGTTATTGCGCGCCGAAGGCATTCTCGGCGGTTCTTCGACCGGCACCTTGCTGGCCGCGGCGCTGCGTTATTGCCGCGAGCAAACCGAGCCGAAGCGCGTGGTCAGCTTCGTCTGCGACACCGGCACCCGCTACCTGTCGAAGGTCTACAACGACCAGTGGATGAACGATCAAGGGCTGCTGGCACGCAAACCTTATGGCGATCTGCGCGACGTGATCGCGCGGCGGTTCGAGGATGGCCGGGTGATCAGCGTCGGACCGGACGACACCTTGCTCACGGCATTCCAGCGCATGCGCCTGGCGGATGTGTCGCAACTGCCGGTGCTGGTGGACGGCAAGCAACTGGTCGGTGTGATCGACGAATCCGACATTCTGCTGGGCATGGCGGAAGATCCTTCACACTTCCGCTTGACCGTGGCCAGCGCAATGACCGACAAAGTGGAAACCCTGCCAGCCAGCGCCAGCATGGCCCAGCTGCAGACCGAACTCGATCGCGGACTGGTGGCGATCATCGCCGACGCGTCGGGCTTCCATGGCCTGATTACCCGCGTCGATCTGCTCAATCATTTGCGGAGATCCCTTGCATGAGTCAACACGATGAAAACGCCGCGCCCCGCGCCTTCGCTACTCGGGTGATCCACGCCGGGCAGGCACCGGACCCGACCACCGGCGCATTGATGCCGCCGATTTATGCCAACTCCACCTACCTGCAACAGAGCCCCGGCGTGCACAAGGGTTTCGACTACGGCCGCTCGCACAACCCGACGCGCTTTGCCCTGGAGCGCTGCGTCGCCGACCTGGAAAGCGGCACCCAGGCCTTCGCGTTCGCCTCGGGGCTGGCGGCGATCTCCACCGTGCTGGAGCTGCTCGACGCCGGCTCGCACATTGTCTCTGGCAATGACCTGTACGGTGGCACCTTCCGGCTGTTCGACAAGGTGCGCAAACGCAGCGCCGGCCATCGTTTCAGTTTCGTCGACCTGACTGACCTCGCGGCCTTCGAAGCGTCCTTGCAGGACGACACCCGGATGGTCTGGGTCGAGACGCCGAGCAACCCGTTGCTGAGCCTCACGGACCTTACCGCCGTCGCACGCATCTGCCGCGCGCGCGGCATCATTTGCGTGGCCGACAACACCTTTGCCAGCCCGTGGATCCAGCGGCCGCTGGAGCTGGGTTTCGACATCGCGCTGCACTCGACGACCAAATACCTCAACGGCCACTCCGACGTGATCGGCGGCATCGCCGTGATCGGTCAGAACCCTGAACTGGCGGAACGCCTGGGCTTTTTGCAGAACTCGGTGGGTGCGATCGCGGGACCGTTCGACGCCTTCCTGACCCTGCGCGGCGTGAAGACCCTGGCGCTGCGCATGGAGCGACACTGCAGCAACGCGCTGGAACTGGCGCAATGGCTGGAACGTCAGCCGCAGGTGGCGCGCGTCTACTATCCGGGCCTGCCGTCACACCCCCAACATGAATTGGCCAAGCGGCAGATGCGCGGTTTCGGCGGAATGATTTCTGTCGATCTGAAAAGTGATCTGGCCGGCGCCACGCGCTTCCTCGAGAGCGTGCGCATCTTCGCCCTGGCCGAGAGTCTGGGCGGCGTGGAAAGCCTGATCGAGCACCCGGCGATCATGACCCACGCCACCATCCCCGCCGACACCCGCGCACAACTTGGGATCGGCGACGGGTTGGTACGATTGTCGGTGGGGGTTGAGGATGTCGAGGATTTGCGTGCGGACCTGGCTCAGGCGCTGGCGCGGATCTGAACAACGGAGGGGCATCCAAACCTTTGCGCAATCTCGCAAAGGTTTCCTGTTCACACTTAGGCGCGCGTGCACACGTGTGTGGCAAGGGGATTTATCCCCTCGCCACAGGTTTCTTTCCCGCCTGAAGATTTACTCAAGTGAACAGCATCAGTGCCTGTGCGTTATTTGTCGGATTTGATGCTGGTCCAGACCCGCGTACGAACCCGCTCGAGTTTTTGCGGCAACGGCTGCACCACGTAAAGTGTTTTCAACGCTTCGCTGGTCGGTGTCAGGTTCGGGTTGCCGGTGATCTCTTTGTTGATCAGCGCAATCGAGTCCTTGTTGGCGTTGGGGTAGCCGAGGAAGTCACTGATCGGGGCGATGACTGTCGGGTCCAGCAAGGTGTTGAGAAACTCGTGGGCTTCTTCAACGTTCTTCGCGCTTTTCGGGATGGCGAAGGTATCAAACCAGATCGGCGCGCCTTCCTTCGGCAAGCGCCAATCGACCACCACGCCGTTGCCCGCCTCCTTGGCGCGATTGCCGAACTGGTAAAAGCTGCCGGAGTAGCCGATGGCGACGCAGATATCGCCGTTGGCGATGTCGGTCATGTACTTGGCGGAGTTGAAGTAGGTGACGTAAGGCCGGATTTTCAGCATCAGTGCCTTGGCTTTTTCGTAGTCGTCCGGGTTCTGGCTGTTAGGGTCCAGGCCCAGGTAGTGCAACGCCAGCGGCAGGATTTCCGAAGGTGAGTCGAGCATCGC
This DNA window, taken from Pseudomonas fluorescens NCIMB 11764, encodes the following:
- a CDS encoding LysR family transcriptional regulator — translated: MSNPDFNLLITLDVLLAEGSVARAAKRLRLSPSAMSRALARLRETTGDPLLVRAGRGLVATPRALELRERVSQLVQDAEAVLRPAQQPDLKQLVRTFTLRTSEGFVENFGAPLIERLAEQAPGVRLRFMHKPDKDSTSLRDGSVDLETGVVGRAAGPELRTQGLFRDRFIAVVRTGHPLSQGEITPERYAAGGHISVSRRGLDKGPVDEALATLQLERQIVTIVAGFSTALALARATDLIATVPERHTENLRAGMHSFALPFSLAEFTVAMLWHPRLDADSVHRWLRGCVREVCAQ
- a CDS encoding cupin domain-containing protein codes for the protein MFRINARHAVKMLGVAVVTTAALAAFSGVSQAEEVKAPAKSWQTGIHRTDLLKKDLDVDGREVIQVRVDIDPGVSSPNHSHPGVEVAYVIDGTFEYQLEGQPPVTLKAGDSLYIPAGVAHIAKNVGTKTGSELATYIVKKGEPLVVIKQ
- a CDS encoding DUF1801 domain-containing protein; translation: MKKESSGGESASALIDTRIKELDDWRGETLARIRAIIKQADPDVVEEWKWRGVPVWSHAGIICTGETYKTAVKMTFAKGASLDDPSGLFNASLEGNTRRAIDLHEGDVIDEQALKALIRAAVVLNTSR
- a CDS encoding DUF1428 domain-containing protein, which encodes MSYVDGFLAAVPTANREKFKKHAETAAAIFKESGALSLAECWGDDVPDGKVTSFPLAVKLKEDETVVFSWIIWPDKATRDAGMEKLMNDPRMQPDVNPMPFDGQRLVFGGFEMIVKA
- the thpR gene encoding RNA 2',3'-cyclic phosphodiesterase — translated: MSDETPEPVKRLFFALSCPPEQRKAIAQWRSALQLRHGRPVPAENFHLTLLFLGTVGVAQIAEICVAAAKVRVPGVALRVALVRMDVWRRAGVLVLAPEQAPPELLRLVYALEQAMLPFGFEETPKEFRPHLTLMRDYRAPVPESATPPEFFLRADRFVLFESHKGRYRALAEWPLVPA
- a CDS encoding pyridoxal-phosphate dependent enzyme yields the protein MLNDSRPAVLELIGNTPLVRVSRFDTGPCTLFLKLESQNPGGSIKDRIGLAMIDTAERDGRLKPGGTIVEATAGNTGLGLALVGRAKGYRVVLVVPDKMSTEKVLHLKAMGAEVHITRSDVGKGHPDYYQDVAARLALDIPDAFFADQFNNPANPLAHECSTAPEIWAQTQHDVDAIVVGVGSAGTLTGLTRFFKRVQPDLEMVLADPVGSVMAEYSRSGTMTTPGSWAVEGIGEDFIPSIADLSSVRHAYSISDEESFDHARQLLRAEGILGGSSTGTLLAAALRYCREQTEPKRVVSFVCDTGTRYLSKVYNDQWMNDQGLLARKPYGDLRDVIARRFEDGRVISVGPDDTLLTAFQRMRLADVSQLPVLVDGKQLVGVIDESDILLGMAEDPSHFRLTVASAMTDKVETLPASASMAQLQTELDRGLVAIIADASGFHGLITRVDLLNHLRRSLA
- a CDS encoding polyamine ABC transporter substrate-binding protein, with protein sequence MKMFGRTLLTLSLMGAMATGAQANDKVLRVYNWSDYIAPDTVKKFEDETGIRVTYDVFDSNETLEARLLAGKSGYDIVVPSNSFLAKQVKAGVYQELDKSKLPNWKNLNPVLLKNASASDPDNAHAFPYMWGSIGIGFNPQKVKEVLGANAPTNSWDLLFKPENAEKLKACGISFLDSPTEMLPAALHYLGYPVNSQDKAQIAEAEALFMKIRPSVAYFHSSKYISDLANGNICVAVGYSGDVLQAKARAQEAGDKVKIDYSIPKEGAGSFYDMVAIPRDAANVENAYLFMNFLMRPDIIAEITNNIGYSNANAAATPLVDEAIRNDPGSYPPLAVMATLYAIPDMPIGVQRVMTRGWTRVKLGK
- a CDS encoding ABC transporter permease subunit — encoded protein: MKRFGFSKFMLIFGLSFIYLPMLILVIYSFNASKLVTVWGGWSFKWYAGLLDNTQLMGSVVRSLEIACYTAIAAVALGTLAAFVLTRVTRFKGRTLFGGLVTAPLVMPEVITGLSLLLLFVAMAQLIGWPQERGIVTIWIAHTTFCAAYVAVVVSARLRELDLSIEEAAMDLGAKPFKVFFLITIPMIAPSLAAGGMMSFALSLDDLVLASFVSGPGSTTLPMEVFSAVRLGVKPEINAVASLILLAVSIVTFMVWYFSRRAEASRKRAIQEAMDQTANESWQQPKKQMVEATV
- a CDS encoding cystathionine gamma-synthase, which encodes MSQHDENAAPRAFATRVIHAGQAPDPTTGALMPPIYANSTYLQQSPGVHKGFDYGRSHNPTRFALERCVADLESGTQAFAFASGLAAISTVLELLDAGSHIVSGNDLYGGTFRLFDKVRKRSAGHRFSFVDLTDLAAFEASLQDDTRMVWVETPSNPLLSLTDLTAVARICRARGIICVADNTFASPWIQRPLELGFDIALHSTTKYLNGHSDVIGGIAVIGQNPELAERLGFLQNSVGAIAGPFDAFLTLRGVKTLALRMERHCSNALELAQWLERQPQVARVYYPGLPSHPQHELAKRQMRGFGGMISVDLKSDLAGATRFLESVRIFALAESLGGVESLIEHPAIMTHATIPADTRAQLGIGDGLVRLSVGVEDVEDLRADLAQALARI
- a CDS encoding MFS transporter, whose translation is MKPTIALVDNAPQTPSVRWALISLSLSMLLSSLGTSIANVGLPTLAQVFNATFQEVQWIVIAYLLAITTLIVSVGRLGDLIGRRRLLLGGIGVFTLASALCACAPTLGMLIGARALQGLSAAIMMALTMAFVGETVAKDKTGSAMGLLGTMSAIGTAMGPSLGGLLIAGFGWRALFLVTVPLGLMTLLLAHLYLPGDRQRPATGRARFDMWGTLVLALTLAAYALAMTLGRGHFGLFNMGLLLAAGVGVGLFAFVETRVASPLIRLAMFRNPVLSGSLAMSTLVATVMMATLVVGPFYLAHGLGLEAVVVGLVLAVGPCVAALTGVPAGRIADRFGAQRMTVAGLIAMAVGCLALSVLPRTVGIGGYVVPMVVITLGYAVFQTANNTTVMTDVAPDQRGVVSGMLNLSRNLGLITGASALGAVFALASQAADIATAQPEAVAHGMRVTFAVALGLIVVALCVAPTRPPAIDRPPQPTTKPL